DNA sequence from the Bacteroidota bacterium genome:
CCAGTGCAGAAGATAGCATTCCTGTAATTGATGAAGCACTTCGTGGTGAAGCGCCGGTGCCGCCAGCGCAGGTACAACAACTTACCGAAGTAGCTGACGCTATTGCCTCGCTCGATCCGCCTGCAATGCAGCCTGAGGCCGTACCTGTAGAACCGGTGATACCAGAGCCAGTCGTGCCGGCACCCCAGCCTGTAGAGGCAGCCCCGGCTCCTGTGGCTACTGCGCCGGCGCCACAGCCTGTGGAGGCAGCTCCGGCCCCGGTTGACGAAGAGATTCTTATCCACGAAAATGGTAACGGTCAGGCAGCGATAACGCGACATAAGGTACTCGTGGGCGAAACCAACAGTGAAACCCAACGCCTCGTCAGATCTTTGCTGCAGCCTTACTATGACCTTACCATTGTGCCGAGTACCGACGATTTGTTGAAGCAAGCTGATACAATGCAGTACGACTTGCTCATGCTCGATGTACAATTGCAAGGTGGCAAAAGTGGGGTGGATGTACTCCGTGAGTTACGCAAACGGCCGCAGTACACGCGGATTCCTGCAATTGCGGTAGCCGCAAGTACAACGGCAATGGATCAACGCGAACTGATTGATCGGGCCGGCTTTGATGGATTCTTGCGCAAGCCTTTCTCCATTGTCGAATTGCTCGAAACCGTAGAGCGCATGATCGAATCGTAAAGCAACTACTCCGCCAGAGGTAGAGGTGTAAGGCTGTGGTAGGCTCACGGTTATCTAACAGATGTAAAGTATTGTAAAGTGCGCAGCCTTGAGCTAATTCTCCCGTAGTTACTGTTTAGGCAAGTACATGAATGTCTCATGATATTGCACCCGCCGCAAGGGTGATGTGCAATAAGACCCAAGCCTGAACAAGACTATGAAAACAACAGATAGATTACCTTTCTTTGAAGTTGAGCCGCATCCGGCAGATGAGCGTTTTGGGAGCATCAAAGCGCACAGTGATACGCTCGGGCCAGTTGGGCAACTCGACTATTTTCACGGCAACTCTTCCGATATTTATTCGCAAGTTGAGCAGCCTAAAGCATTCTATATAACCAGCCTTGCGATTAAAAAAGGTGATATTCGCCAGAGCCTGGAAAAAGGCCTGTTATACCTGGCAGCCTGTATCGCAGATAGTGTTGGTGAGGAAGTGATTTACTGCCGGCCAAGTTACGCCGCTGTAACCCCCATGCATCGCAACCACGATTTGTGGGAGATCATTGGCGTCCGCAAACTACTCGATAACTACAAAGCCCTGAGTCAGGCGGTATAAGGCGACGCTGCGTCTGCTAGACATGCCGGCCGGGTAGCTCGAGGAGGTCTTGCACGCGCGGTAAGAATGAAAGGGGCTTCAGGAAGAATTACCCTTCGGTCTCGGTGTTGTCGGATGCATCACTAAGCAACTGCACAACCTGATCGTATGATCGCGCTCGTGCTTCCGTGAGTGGTGATTTGCTGAACTTGTTGAGCGAGAGCGGATTTGCACCTTCATTCAACAACATCTGGATCACGTCTGAATGTCCCTTCTTTGCTGCCAGGTGCATCGCAGTGTCACCGGTGCGGGTTTGTGCTTCCAGATTGGCATTGGCAGCAACAAGTTTCTGAAGCACATCCAAATGCCCTTGTTGCGCCGCGTGATGTAACGGCGTCATGCCTCGCTTGTTGGGCTGGTCGACAGCCGCTCCTTTGCTGATGAGCAAGTCAACGATACTGGATGCGCCGAGCAGCGATGCAGCATGCAACGGCGTTGCGCCAAATGCTGTCGAGGCATTCACATCGGCTCCGTGTGCTATGAGTTGTTTGACTACGTCCTGGTTTTTTACAAACAGGCGCACGCCATGCAAGACAGACTCTCCAAAATTGGTTTTCTTACTGATGTCTGCTCCCGATTCGAGCAAGATTCGAACGATATCTGCGTGCCCCAATTCAGCAGCTATGTGTAACGCTGTGCGGTCGTTACCAATTGCATTATGCGTATAAAGATTGACGTCAGCACCATTTTTGAGTAGAAGGCGGACGGTTTGGGTAAGGCGTCGTTCAACGGCCCAGTGTAAAGAAGCGTAGCCGTCTTGTTTGTTGACGTGGTTGATGTCTACGCCCTGCGTAAGCAGTACGCGCTGCGTCTGGGTGTCGTTATTCCAAACGGCGCGTTCAAATTTCTTTTGTAGAGAGTCCGCTGATGGGGCAATGCGCTGTGGTGCCGGCGCATCCATCTCAGGCGCTGTAAAGGTTTTCAAATCAACCGAAGTTGCTACTTGTTCAGTTGAATAAGTAGGGAGGTATAGAAAAATCAGGGTTGTTAAAATGAATAGCGCCTGGAATAAC
Encoded proteins:
- a CDS encoding ankyrin repeat domain-containing protein, with amino-acid sequence MKLFQALFILTTLIFLYLPTYSTEQVATSVDLKTFTAPEMDAPAPQRIAPSADSLQKKFERAVWNNDTQTQRVLLTQGVDINHVNKQDGYASLHWAVERRLTQTVRLLLKNGADVNLYTHNAIGNDRTALHIAAELGHADIVRILLESGADISKKTNFGESVLHGVRLFVKNQDVVKQLIAHGADVNASTAFGATPLHAASLLGASSIVDLLISKGAAVDQPNKRGMTPLHHAAQQGHLDVLQKLVAANANLEAQTRTGDTAMHLAAKKGHSDVIQMLLNEGANPLSLNKFSKSPLTEARARSYDQVVQLLSDASDNTETEG